One genomic region from Campylobacter sp. RM5004 encodes:
- a CDS encoding endonuclease MutS2, which translates to MQQIIKNLDLVEYLDELFAMFARSKPLFIQGDTNLHLARINELCEYELKEIKSVKDLSNALNHISKKGVLHLDEIEEFIKIINYFKYLAQIPFSNSFQKYLEKIVIPKEIEDILKYFKDDKFDEDSDESLVNIKAKIKELNQSISQSLRATINQKNLESYLIDTQIHFILNTECLLVRGGFAKVLEANIISRSSGGGFYVEPNNISNYKQGIRRLQNEADEKKYEYAKKFSEILSKHLLFLKFINKEFDLIDSYIARVNFAKKKDLSFIAPSNDEKIILSEFCHPALNNPKPVSVEFNEQVLLITGVNAGGKSMLLKSLMAASFMAKYLVPMRINANKSKISAFKEYISIIEDPQMAKNDISTFAGRMLAFAKMNGKKNFLLGVDEIELGTDFEEASSLFFTLICELKKHGKLIITTHHKRLAMLLAKENGVSLLAALYDIKNERPKYEFLAGIVGKSYAYETALRYGIPAGLIELAKKSFSEAEQNINEMLNKNLELDAKLKMLIANNEKKENKLNSLLENLKDKENKLQDEYKKRRNELENEYFKAINAAKKTLDFSDLKDKQRQINAANALKQQIKPEAVKRADFKVGDFVKYEKIKGKIIALNKNIATVQTDMLQLKLDISMLKASSEIPKSNSSKVTYEKNVSNASVKLDLHGLRSEEAIDLLDKFISDSLIAGFDEVIVYHGIGTGRLAAAVKEYLKSSKSIKSFSDAPANAGGFGAKIIKL; encoded by the coding sequence ATGCAACAAATTATTAAAAACCTTGATTTAGTTGAGTATTTAGATGAATTATTTGCAATGTTTGCAAGAAGTAAGCCTTTGTTTATTCAAGGCGATACAAACTTACACCTTGCAAGAATAAATGAATTATGCGAATATGAATTAAAAGAAATAAAAAGCGTAAAAGATTTAAGCAATGCTTTAAATCATATTAGTAAAAAGGGTGTTTTACACCTTGATGAGATTGAAGAGTTTATAAAAATTATAAATTATTTTAAATACTTAGCCCAAATTCCGTTTTCAAATTCCTTTCAAAAATATCTTGAAAAAATCGTAATTCCTAAAGAAATTGAAGATATTTTAAAATACTTTAAAGATGATAAATTCGATGAAGATAGCGATGAGAGTTTAGTAAATATAAAAGCAAAAATAAAAGAGCTAAATCAAAGCATAAGCCAAAGCCTAAGAGCTACAATAAATCAAAAAAACCTTGAAAGCTATTTAATAGATACGCAAATTCACTTTATTTTAAATACTGAATGCTTGTTAGTTAGGGGTGGTTTTGCAAAAGTTCTTGAAGCAAATATTATCTCAAGAAGTAGCGGTGGGGGATTTTATGTTGAACCTAATAATATTTCAAATTATAAGCAAGGCATAAGAAGACTGCAAAACGAAGCAGATGAGAAAAAGTACGAATATGCCAAAAAATTTAGTGAAATTTTATCAAAGCACTTATTGTTTTTAAAATTTATAAATAAAGAATTTGATTTAATTGATAGCTATATTGCAAGGGTTAATTTTGCTAAGAAAAAGGATTTAAGCTTTATTGCTCCAAGCAATGATGAAAAAATAATCTTAAGTGAGTTTTGCCACCCTGCACTAAATAATCCAAAGCCTGTTAGTGTTGAGTTTAACGAACAAGTATTATTAATAACAGGTGTAAATGCTGGTGGAAAATCAATGTTACTTAAAAGCCTAATGGCAGCTAGTTTTATGGCTAAATATTTAGTTCCTATGAGAATTAACGCTAATAAATCAAAAATAAGTGCATTTAAAGAATATATAAGCATTATAGAAGACCCACAAATGGCAAAAAACGATATATCAACCTTTGCAGGAAGAATGTTAGCTTTTGCAAAAATGAATGGAAAGAAAAACTTCTTATTAGGAGTTGATGAGATTGAATTAGGAACTGATTTTGAAGAAGCAAGTTCGCTATTTTTTACCCTAATTTGTGAGCTTAAAAAACATGGAAAATTAATAATCACAACTCATCATAAAAGACTTGCAATGCTACTTGCTAAAGAAAATGGAGTTAGTCTATTAGCAGCTTTATATGATATTAAAAATGAGCGTCCTAAATATGAGTTTTTAGCTGGAATTGTTGGTAAATCTTATGCTTACGAAACAGCTTTAAGATATGGAATTCCTGCAGGCTTAATTGAGCTTGCTAAAAAAAGCTTTAGTGAAGCTGAGCAAAATATAAATGAAATGCTAAATAAAAACCTAGAGCTAGATGCAAAACTTAAAATGCTAATAGCAAATAATGAAAAAAAAGAAAACAAGCTAAACTCTCTTTTAGAAAACTTAAAAGACAAAGAAAACAAACTTCAAGATGAATACAAAAAAAGAAGAAATGAATTAGAAAACGAGTATTTTAAAGCTATAAATGCCGCTAAAAAAACTCTTGATTTTAGCGACTTAAAAGACAAGCAAAGACAAATTAATGCAGCAAATGCACTAAAGCAGCAAATAAAACCTGAAGCTGTTAAAAGAGCTGATTTTAAGGTAGGTGATTTTGTAAAATATGAAAAAATTAAAGGCAAAATCATCGCATTAAACAAAAATATAGCAACCGTGCAAACTGATATGCTACAATTAAAACTTGATATTTCAATGTTAAAAGCAAGTAGCGAAATTCCTAAATCAAATTCTAGCAAAGTTACTTATGAAAAAAACGTAAGTAATGCAAGCGTAAAGCTAGATTTACATGGTTTAAGAAGCGAAGAAGCAATTGATTTGCTTGATAAATTTATTTCAGATTCTTTGATTGCAGGATTTGATGAAGTGATTGTGTATCATGGAATCGGAACTGGTCGTTTAGCAGCAGCTGTTAAAGAATATTTAAAATCAAGCAAAAGCATAAAAAGTTTTAGCGATGCACCTGCAAATGCTGGTGGGTTTGGAGCTAAGATTATAAAATTATAA
- a CDS encoding GGDEF domain-containing phosphodiesterase — protein MEARDFKKIKNVLYLLVSVFLLLNLYLFMDSRNYVKLFAESYLHSLMNKEKTKTLPELDEFTIENGKIIVKSGKEPKLSELELQDLIKDEEIYQATKLNKNHFEIKHYELQDGVYYGFSDDFYLTNSRFYQLYVPLFLNACFFILMFILYKQKKAIENQYQRIISTYNKRIEKLEIEASIDPLTQLKNKRSLEKSIILMKNPKLLLVDIDEFKKINDYFDSNTADNLLKHIALIMSDFASDNGLEVYRLDGDLFALLEDSIEDEQRYEELVTELMQELKNKDLSIEYNNQTASIVLTITMGLCLENENTLKKAFIALKRAKKDNKNFVCYSKFLDEEKEYFNQLSTAKRVQSAIVKDEILPFFQPIFDKDKNILKFESLVRIVKKTPEGTEVITPGAFLAVSIKMKQYEIIENFIIEKVVQTLVENKDITLTINLGGRDMIDSAKNNKFINLLRRTGVAERLVIEVLEDENVSQNEKIKDFLKRAKELGCKIAIDDFGSGFSNFAYLLELMPHYIKIDGSIIKNITNDEKSEKIARTIVLFSKSLGIKTVAEFVCTEDIFNKCVEIGVDEFQGFYLGKPSPTFSQEEIDLDFYQLKEKDA, from the coding sequence ATGGAAGCTAGGGATTTTAAAAAAATAAAAAATGTTTTATATTTATTAGTTAGTGTTTTTTTATTGCTTAATCTATATCTTTTTATGGATTCAAGAAATTATGTGAAATTATTTGCAGAAAGCTATCTTCATTCTTTAATGAATAAAGAAAAAACAAAAACCCTACCTGAACTAGATGAATTCACAATAGAAAATGGCAAAATCATTGTAAAAAGTGGAAAAGAGCCAAAATTAAGCGAATTAGAATTGCAAGATTTAATTAAAGATGAAGAGATTTACCAAGCTACAAAACTTAATAAAAATCATTTTGAAATAAAACATTATGAATTACAAGATGGCGTTTATTACGGATTTAGTGATGATTTTTATCTTACTAATTCAAGGTTTTATCAACTTTATGTGCCTTTATTTTTAAATGCCTGTTTTTTTATTTTGATGTTTATTTTATATAAACAAAAAAAAGCCATAGAAAATCAATACCAAAGAATAATCTCAACTTATAATAAAAGAATAGAAAAGCTTGAAATTGAAGCTAGTATTGACCCATTAACTCAGCTAAAAAATAAAAGAAGCTTAGAAAAATCAATAATTTTGATGAAAAATCCAAAACTTTTATTAGTAGATATTGATGAGTTTAAAAAGATTAATGATTATTTTGACTCTAATACTGCTGATAATTTATTAAAGCATATTGCACTAATAATGAGCGATTTTGCTAGTGATAATGGCTTAGAGGTTTATAGATTAGATGGGGATTTATTTGCACTTTTAGAAGATAGTATAGAAGATGAGCAAAGATATGAAGAATTAGTAACAGAACTTATGCAAGAGCTTAAAAATAAAGACTTAAGCATAGAATACAATAATCAAACAGCAAGCATAGTATTAACCATCACAATGGGGCTTTGTTTAGAAAACGAAAATACTCTTAAAAAAGCTTTCATTGCTTTAAAAAGAGCTAAAAAAGATAATAAAAACTTCGTATGTTATTCAAAATTCTTAGATGAAGAAAAAGAATATTTCAATCAATTAAGCACAGCGAAAAGAGTTCAAAGCGCTATTGTAAAAGATGAAATTTTGCCATTTTTCCAACCTATTTTTGATAAAGATAAAAACATATTAAAATTTGAATCTCTTGTAAGAATTGTGAAAAAAACTCCAGAAGGAACGGAAGTTATCACTCCAGGTGCGTTTTTGGCAGTTTCAATTAAAATGAAGCAATATGAAATAATAGAAAACTTCATAATAGAAAAAGTAGTGCAAACTTTAGTTGAGAATAAAGATATAACGCTTACTATAAATCTAGGCGGAAGAGATATGATAGATAGTGCTAAAAACAATAAATTCATAAATCTTTTAAGAAGAACAGGTGTAGCTGAACGCTTAGTTATTGAAGTATTAGAAGATGAAAATGTCTCACAAAATGAAAAAATAAAAGACTTCTTAAAAAGAGCAAAAGAACTAGGCTGTAAAATCGCCATAGATGATTTTGGAAGTGGCTTTAGTAATTTTGCTTATTTATTAGAGCTTATGCCACATTACATAAAGATCGATGGAAGTATTATAAAAAATATCACAAATGATGAAAAAAGCGAAAAAATAGCAAGAACAATTGTGCTATTTTCTAAATCTCTTGGTATTAAAACCGTTGCTGAATTTGTTTGCACTGAAGATATATTTAATAAATGTGTAGAAATCGGCGTTGATGAGTTTCAAGGATTTTATTTAGGAAAACCAAGCCCAACTTTTTCTCAAGAAGAAATTGATTTGGACTTTTATCAATTAAAGGAAAAAGATGCTTAA